In Chitinophaga nivalis, a single genomic region encodes these proteins:
- a CDS encoding ExbD/TolR family protein, with amino-acid sequence MAEMDTSSSGGKGKKHGGTKSKKQSTRVDMTPMVDLGFLLITFFMLTTTMSKPKTMDLIMPKDTENEKDQNKVKESTALTILLGKDNRVYYYEGLAQDPNASANPDFFKATTFANKGGIREEIIRKRDEVARLRNAKGEPEDVVVIIKADNDANYKNFVDILDEMAINRIQRYATVDISDQDKTWIKQTEAANSGK; translated from the coding sequence ATGGCAGAAATGGATACCAGTAGTAGTGGTGGAAAAGGGAAGAAACACGGTGGGACGAAATCCAAGAAACAGTCAACCCGTGTAGATATGACGCCCATGGTGGATTTAGGTTTTCTGTTGATTACCTTCTTCATGCTTACCACTACCATGTCCAAGCCCAAAACAATGGACTTGATCATGCCAAAGGATACCGAGAACGAAAAGGATCAGAACAAAGTAAAAGAAAGTACTGCACTGACCATTTTACTCGGAAAAGATAATAGAGTTTATTATTACGAAGGTTTAGCACAGGACCCTAATGCTTCTGCTAATCCCGACTTCTTCAAAGCAACAACATTTGCCAACAAAGGAGGAATCCGGGAAGAAATTATCAGAAAGCGGGATGAAGTAGCTAGACTGAGAAATGCAAAAGGTGAACCAGAAGACGTGGTAGTGATTATAAAAGCGGACAACGACGCTAATTATAAGAACTTTGTGGATATCCTGGACGAAATGGCGATTAATCGCATTCAACGTTACGCAACAGTAGATATCAGCGACCAGGATAAAACATGGATTAAGCAAACAGAAGCTGCTAACTCCGGTAAATAG
- a CDS encoding ExbD/TolR family protein yields MPKVKMPRKSTLVDMTAMCDVAFLLLTFFMLATKFKPDEPVTVVTPSSINTTLLPDSDVLLFTVDKDGRVFFSMDGQPKRKKLIEDLNTQFKLGLSDKEIKNFVTGASVGTEIKDLKTYLSMNDAERKKSNLDKGIPTDSANNELGTWIEYGNAAQGGNFAKLKYCIKADNQTPYPKIKEILDTFKKKKIQKLNLVTNLEEAPKGTAAYDEAYGTKK; encoded by the coding sequence ATGCCTAAAGTTAAAATGCCAAGGAAAAGCACGCTTGTTGACATGACAGCAATGTGTGATGTGGCTTTTCTGCTATTAACTTTCTTTATGCTGGCAACTAAGTTTAAGCCGGATGAACCGGTAACGGTAGTTACCCCATCCTCTATAAACACTACCCTTTTACCTGATTCTGATGTGTTGTTATTCACAGTAGATAAGGACGGCAGAGTGTTTTTCAGCATGGATGGCCAGCCTAAAAGAAAAAAACTGATCGAAGATCTGAACACGCAGTTTAAACTGGGCCTGAGCGACAAGGAAATCAAAAACTTTGTAACCGGCGCCAGCGTGGGAACAGAAATCAAGGATCTGAAAACTTACCTCTCCATGAATGATGCAGAGCGTAAGAAATCAAATCTGGACAAAGGAATTCCTACTGATTCTGCGAATAACGAACTGGGTACCTGGATCGAGTATGGTAATGCTGCACAAGGTGGTAACTTCGCTAAACTGAAGTATTGCATCAAGGCGGACAACCAGACTCCTTATCCAAAAATCAAGGAAATTCTGGATACCTTCAAAAAGAAGAAGATCCAGAAGCTGAACCTGGTAACCAACCTGGAGGAAGCTCCAAAAGGTACAGCAGCCTATGATGAGGCATATGGTACTAAAAAGTAA
- a CDS encoding MotA/TolQ/ExbB proton channel family protein — MAETKTTVTAATAKASSHQPKKSSNLFAALAVPICLVIGFLFFFFVLGNPANFQGNNPDAHPIDTGIGKWLGTIYKGGLVVPVLISVLLICLTFVIERFLYLAKAKGKFSGSELVRKVQYHLANKNVDAALAECDKQKGSVGNVLKAGLKKYKEMVTNSELDTEQKILTIKNEIEETTALELPMMEKNLVFLSTIASVATLLGLFGTVLGMIKAFAAMSSGGAPDSAQLALGISEALINTALGIGTSAIAIIMYNYFTTNIDSITYAIDESGFTLTQSFAANHK; from the coding sequence ATGGCTGAGACTAAAACAACTGTGACTGCAGCTACAGCTAAGGCTTCTTCTCATCAACCTAAAAAGTCATCCAACCTGTTTGCGGCTTTGGCGGTGCCTATCTGCTTAGTGATAGGATTTCTGTTTTTCTTTTTTGTATTAGGTAATCCAGCCAACTTCCAGGGTAACAATCCAGATGCTCATCCGATTGATACTGGTATTGGTAAATGGTTAGGTACCATTTACAAAGGTGGTTTGGTAGTACCTGTTCTGATTTCTGTTTTACTGATCTGTCTGACTTTCGTTATCGAGCGTTTCCTGTACCTGGCAAAAGCTAAAGGTAAATTCAGCGGTTCTGAGCTGGTACGTAAAGTACAGTACCACCTGGCTAACAAGAATGTAGATGCAGCTTTAGCTGAGTGCGACAAACAGAAAGGTTCTGTAGGTAACGTACTGAAAGCTGGTCTGAAAAAGTACAAAGAAATGGTTACTAACTCTGAACTGGATACAGAACAGAAGATCCTGACCATCAAAAATGAAATCGAAGAAACTACTGCATTGGAACTGCCAATGATGGAAAAGAACCTGGTATTCTTATCTACTATTGCTTCCGTAGCAACCCTGTTGGGTCTGTTCGGTACAGTATTGGGTATGATCAAGGCGTTCGCGGCGATGTCTTCCGGTGGTGCACCAGACTCTGCACAGCTGGCGTTAGGTATCTCTGAGGCTTTGATCAACACTGCACTGGGTATCGGTACTTCTGCTATCGCTATCATCATGTACAACTACTTTACTACTAATATCGATAGCATCACTTACGCTATTGACGAATCTGGCTTTACTTTAACACAGAGCTTCGCTGCTAACCACAAATAA
- a CDS encoding zinc-dependent metalloprotease produces MSKPFHNKLMIAMAGALCLGTTIGMPANAQRKKNAGTPAPSTAAAKDSTGKPPMIKPGPKAGPKSFGEVINEKAKADSGLFNIYKQDDRFFFEIPDSLLGRDVLVVNRISKSAAGLRAQMMGFSGDIIGENVIRFERGPNNRIFLKNISYSDVSKDSTQPMFTAVMNSNLQPISAAFDIKAFSKENKGSIIDLTEYISGDNDVLFFDGMIKNMLKLGGLQPDKSYISDVRSYPVNTEIKTVKTYSRSGGPGMPGMPPAPGGNATVELNSSMVLLPAVPMQPRYFDPRVGFFTAGVTDFDADPQGVKRLQMITRWRLEPKAEDVEKYKRGELVEPKKQIVFYIDPATPTKWRKYLIMGVNDWQTAFEQAGFKNAIVAKMAPTPAEDSTWSIDDARFSAIVYKPSEVPNASGPHVHDPRSGEILESHINWYHNVMRLLRNWYFVQAAPNDTRARNMQFSDELMGELIRFVSSHEVGHTLGLRHNFGSSSTYPVEKLRDKEWVKANGHAASIMDYARFNYVAQPGDGISGADLYPRINFYDKWAIEWGYKLLPEAKSAEAEKSTLNKWVVDKLKDKKYWFGTESNPDDPRSQSEDLGDNAMKASGYGIKNLQRILPNLLTWTKVEQEGYASLGELYKEIAGQFSRYMGHVVKNVGGIYETPKTVEQEGGVYEYVPKATQKEAIQFLNQQLFTTPKWLINQDILSRIGGDAPSIILTRQESILDRLMSAQTLNKLVNGETALGTAAYPATEMLQDLKKGIFTELTTHQPIDVYRRNLQRAYVDNLSELVTPAPAANPAMGGGGGNLAARTDGASIGRAQLTALRTELRAAISTDAMTRNHLQDLIARINKALDPK; encoded by the coding sequence ATGAGCAAACCATTCCACAACAAGCTGATGATAGCCATGGCAGGCGCACTGTGCCTTGGTACTACCATCGGTATGCCGGCAAACGCACAACGGAAAAAAAATGCCGGAACGCCTGCTCCCAGTACCGCTGCCGCCAAGGATTCCACAGGAAAACCGCCGATGATCAAACCTGGCCCTAAGGCCGGACCAAAATCATTTGGCGAAGTTATCAACGAGAAGGCTAAAGCCGATTCCGGACTGTTCAACATCTACAAACAGGATGACCGCTTCTTCTTCGAAATCCCGGACAGCCTCCTCGGAAGAGATGTATTGGTAGTCAATCGCATCTCCAAATCTGCCGCCGGCTTAAGGGCACAGATGATGGGCTTCAGCGGCGACATTATCGGCGAAAACGTTATCCGTTTCGAAAGAGGACCGAACAATCGCATCTTCCTGAAAAACATCTCCTATTCAGATGTCTCCAAAGATTCGACCCAGCCCATGTTTACGGCTGTCATGAATTCCAACCTGCAACCTATATCGGCTGCCTTTGATATCAAAGCCTTCTCGAAAGAAAACAAAGGCAGTATCATTGATCTGACGGAATACATCAGTGGCGATAATGATGTGCTGTTCTTCGACGGTATGATTAAAAACATGCTGAAACTGGGCGGATTACAACCCGACAAGTCCTACATCTCTGATGTAAGGTCTTATCCGGTAAATACGGAGATCAAAACCGTTAAAACATACAGCAGAAGCGGAGGACCAGGCATGCCCGGTATGCCGCCTGCACCAGGTGGAAACGCTACTGTGGAACTCAACAGTTCTATGGTATTACTGCCGGCTGTACCCATGCAACCCCGTTACTTCGATCCCCGTGTAGGATTCTTTACCGCTGGTGTGACCGATTTCGATGCGGATCCACAAGGTGTTAAGCGCCTCCAGATGATCACCCGCTGGCGCCTGGAACCCAAAGCGGAAGACGTGGAAAAATATAAACGCGGTGAACTGGTAGAACCTAAAAAACAGATCGTATTCTATATTGATCCGGCTACCCCTACGAAATGGCGTAAATACCTGATTATGGGTGTTAACGACTGGCAAACTGCCTTTGAACAGGCTGGTTTCAAAAATGCCATCGTCGCCAAAATGGCGCCTACTCCGGCTGAAGACTCTACCTGGTCTATTGACGATGCCAGATTTTCTGCTATCGTGTATAAACCTTCAGAAGTGCCTAATGCAAGTGGCCCGCACGTACACGATCCCCGCTCCGGCGAAATCCTGGAAAGCCATATCAACTGGTACCATAATGTAATGCGGTTATTACGCAACTGGTATTTCGTACAGGCCGCACCTAACGATACCCGTGCACGCAATATGCAGTTCAGCGACGAATTAATGGGAGAACTGATCCGTTTTGTATCTTCCCACGAGGTAGGTCATACCCTGGGATTACGCCATAACTTCGGCTCCAGCTCCACCTATCCGGTAGAAAAACTCCGGGATAAAGAATGGGTGAAAGCCAATGGCCACGCCGCCTCCATCATGGACTATGCCCGCTTTAACTATGTAGCCCAGCCAGGCGACGGTATTAGCGGAGCAGACCTCTACCCACGTATCAACTTCTACGATAAATGGGCTATTGAATGGGGTTACAAATTATTACCGGAAGCCAAAAGCGCTGAAGCTGAAAAAAGTACGCTCAACAAATGGGTGGTAGACAAACTGAAAGACAAAAAGTATTGGTTTGGAACAGAATCCAACCCGGATGATCCGCGGTCACAAAGTGAAGACCTGGGAGATAATGCCATGAAAGCCAGTGGCTATGGTATCAAAAACCTGCAGCGCATTCTCCCTAACCTCCTCACCTGGACCAAAGTAGAACAGGAAGGATATGCCAGCCTGGGTGAACTGTATAAGGAAATAGCCGGCCAATTCAGCCGCTACATGGGCCATGTCGTGAAAAACGTGGGTGGTATCTATGAAACGCCTAAAACAGTTGAACAGGAAGGCGGTGTATATGAATATGTACCAAAAGCTACCCAGAAGGAAGCCATACAGTTCCTGAATCAGCAGTTGTTCACTACACCTAAATGGTTAATCAACCAGGATATATTAAGCCGTATTGGCGGAGATGCTCCTTCTATCATCCTCACCCGTCAGGAATCCATATTGGACCGTTTAATGAGCGCCCAGACGCTGAATAAACTGGTTAATGGAGAAACTGCCCTGGGTACCGCTGCTTATCCTGCTACAGAAATGCTGCAGGATCTGAAAAAAGGCATCTTCACGGAATTAACTACCCATCAGCCGATAGATGTATATCGCAGGAATCTGCAACGTGCCTATGTCGACAACCTGTCTGAACTGGTAACACCTGCCCCTGCTGCCAACCCGGCGATGGGAGGTGGAGGTGGTAACCTCGCTGCCAGAACAGATGGCGCCAGCATCGGCCGTGCGCAACTGACCGCGCTCAGAACAGAGTTACGGGCAGCTATCAGCACCGATGCCATGACCCGCAATCATCTACAGGATCTCATTGCCCGCATCAATAAGGCACTGGACCCTAAATAA